A stretch of the Aegilops tauschii subsp. strangulata cultivar AL8/78 chromosome 4, Aet v6.0, whole genome shotgun sequence genome encodes the following:
- the LOC109737361 gene encoding type IV inositol polyphosphate 5-phosphatase 9 has protein sequence MLENQSQAEVLWPRLVANKLFRKPSGSHAFVADFPAAAGAAEEEFDGCGSPDADAQRCVKRPRPQQRNKTLKYRLFASTWNVGGVAPPDDLDLSDWLDTRNGTYDIYVLGFQEVVPLRARNVLGADKNRIGMRWNELVRAALNRSSPSPSPGATGGGEKQKVHPVRDGAGGLQSRDFRCVVSKQMVGILLTVWVRGDLRRFVRRPSVSCVGCGVMGCLGNKGAVSVRFWLRDTSFCFVCCHLASGGREGDEAHRNADAAEILRRTSFPRRHCSSSSPSLATPHKILDHDRVILLGDLNYRISLPEAKTRLLVERHDWKTLLDNDQLRGEVSSEGGTFNGWNEGAITFSPTYKYHRNSDAYYGCAQLGSKGDKLKRRAPAWCDRVLWRGAGLRQTRYDRCESRLSDHRPVRAAFAVEVDAPWNLNSLRSFFLSERFDDRAKGPADGLFLLREDDHTAASARYAEDV, from the exons ATGCTGGAGAATCAGAGCCAGGCGGAG GTTCTGTGGCCGAGGCTGGTGGCCAACAAGCTCTTCAGGAAGCCCTCCGGGAGCCACGCCTTCGTCGCCGACTTCCCGGCGGCCGCCGGCGCCGCGGAGGAGGAGTTCGACGGGTGCGGCAGCCCCGACGCCGACGCGCAGCGCTGCGTGAAGCGCCCGCGGCCGCAGCAGCGGAACAAGACGCTCAAGTACAG GCTGTTCGCGAGCACGTGGAACGTCGGCGGCGTGGCGCCACCGGACGACCTCGACCTGTCCGACTGGCTCGACACCAGGAACGGCACCTACGACATCTACGTCCTCGG ATTTCAGGAGGTGGTGCCGCTGAGAGCGCGGAACGTGCTGGGCGCGGACAAGAACCGCATCGGCATGCGGTGGAACGAGCTGGTGCGGGCCGCGCTGAACcggtcgtcgccgtcgccgtcgccgggcGCCACCGGGGGAGGGGAGAAGCAGAAGGTGCACCCGGTGAGGGACGGCGCCGGCGGCCTGCAGTCGCGTGACTTCCGGTGCGTGGTGAGCAAGCAGATGGTGGGCATCCTGCTCACCGTCTGGGTCCGCGGCGACCTCCGCCGCTTCGTCCGCCGCCCCAGCGTCTCCTGCGTCGGCTGCGGCGTCATGGGCTGCCTCGGCAACAAG GGCGCCGTGTCCGTGAGGTTTTGGCTGCGTGACACGAGCTTCTGCTTCGTGTGCTGCCACCTCGCGTCCGGCGGCAGGGAGGGCGACGAGGCGCACCGCAACGCCGACGCCGCGGAGATCCTCCGGCGGACGAGCTTCCCGCGGCGCcactgctcctcctcctccccgtcaCTCGCCACGCCCCACAAGATTCTAGATCACGA CCGGGTGATCCTGCTTGGCGACCTCAACTATCGGATCTCCCTGCCCGAGGCCAAGACGAGGCTGCTGGTGGAGCGGCACGACTGGAAGACGCTCCTGGACAACGACCAG CTGCGGGGCGAGGTGTCGTCGGAAGGAGGGACGTTCAACGGGTGGAACGAGGGGGCGATCACGTTCTCGCCGACGTACAAGTACCACCGGAACTCGGACGCCTACTACGGCTGCGCGCAGCTGGGGAGTAAGGGCGACAAGCTGAAGCGGCGCGCGCCGGCGTGGTGCGACCGCGTGCTGTGGCGCGGCGCGGGCCTGAGGCAGACCCGGTACGACCGGTGCGAGTCGCGGCTGTCGGACCACCGCCCCGTGCGCGCCGCCTTCGCCGTCGAGGTGGACGCGCCGTGGAACCTCAACTCCCTCCGGAGCTTCTTCCTGTCCGAGCGGTTCGACGACCGGGCCAAGGGCCCGGCCGACGGCCTGTTCCTGCTCCGGGAGGACGACCACACGGCCGCCAGCGCCAGATACGCCGAGGATGTTTGA